A DNA window from Ictalurus furcatus strain D&B chromosome 22, Billie_1.0, whole genome shotgun sequence contains the following coding sequences:
- the gltpa gene encoding glycolipid transfer protein: protein MALLMEHQFKQLPADRQVETRPFLEAVSYLPPFFDCLGSTVFAPIKADIAGNITKIKAVYDSNPSRFKTLQQILEAEKEMYTAEWPRVGATLSLMWLKRGLRFIQVLLQSLVDGEKDENNPNLIRVNITKAYEISLRKYHSWFVQKLFKAAMYAAPYKSDFLKALSKGREVKEEDCLDKVRQFLINFTATIDAIYEMYTKMNAELEYKA, encoded by the exons ATGGCTCTTCTGATGGAGCACCAGTTCAAGCAGCTCCCAGCGGACAGACAGGTGGAAACACGGCCCTTCCTCGAGGCGGTCTCCTACCTGCCGCCCTTCTTCG ACTGTCTCGGCTCCACTGTTTTTGCCCCCATTAAGGCCGACATCGCTGGGAACATAACC AAAATCAAGGCAGTGTACGACAGCAACCCGAGTCGATTTAAGACACTGCAGCAGATCCTGGAGGCTGAGAAGGAGATGTACACGGCCGAGTGGCCCAGAGTAGGAGCTACACTCTCCCTCATGTGGCTCAAAAG GGGTCTGCGCTTCATTCAGGTCCTCCTGCAGAGTTTAGTGGACGGTGAGAAGGATGAGAACAACCCCAACCTGATCCGAGTGAACATCACTAAAGCCTATGAGATCTCGCTGAGAAAATACCACAGCTGGTTCGTGCAAAAACTCTTCAAA GCGGCGATGTATGCTGCACCGTATAAGTCGGACTTCCTGAAGGCGCTATCTAAAGGGCGGGAGGTTAAAGAGGAGGACTGCCTGGACAAAGTGCGCCAGTTTCTTATCAACTTCACCGCCACCATCGACGCCATCTACGAGATGTACACCAAGATGAACGCCGAGCTCGAGTACAAAGCCTGA